A single genomic interval of Candidatus Polarisedimenticolia bacterium harbors:
- a CDS encoding cytochrome c — AMAPQKLSEKEKFDLIAYLRSLTRYSEDPAAPEGGREGDPRSGKELYDKRCWSCHGTLGAGDGPAAPAMIPPPTRFADYEAMKDRTSQDWYTAIQSGVPGTAMYPQRLTEHEVWDLIAYLRSLGRRKSESP; from the coding sequence GGCGATGGCGCCGCAGAAGCTCTCCGAGAAGGAGAAGTTCGATCTGATCGCCTACCTCAGGAGCCTGACCCGCTACTCCGAAGACCCGGCGGCCCCCGAAGGGGGGCGCGAGGGGGATCCGCGCAGCGGCAAGGAGCTGTACGACAAGCGCTGCTGGTCCTGCCATGGGACGCTCGGCGCGGGCGACGGTCCCGCGGCACCCGCCATGATCCCTCCGCCGACCCGCTTTGCCGACTATGAGGCGATGAAGGACCGCACTTCGCAAGACTGGTACACCGCGATCCAGTCGGGCGTGCCCGGCACCGCCATGTACCCGCAGCGACTCACCGAGCACGAGGTGTGGGATCTGATCGCCTACCTGCGATCGCTGGGACGACGCAAGTCCGAATCTCCCTGA